Proteins encoded by one window of Carassius auratus strain Wakin chromosome 8, ASM336829v1, whole genome shotgun sequence:
- the LOC113107131 gene encoding LIM/homeobox protein Lhx4-like, translating into MKMMQSAAVLPGESAVKGLPDILGVPLQQIPQCAGCSQHILDKFILKVLDRHWHSKCLKCADCHALLADKCFSRAGNVYCKEDFFKRFGTKCASCQQGIPPTQVVRKAQDFVYHLHCFACVMCSRQLATGDEFYLMEDGRLVCKEDYETAKQNDDSETGAKRPRTTITAKQLETLKSAYKNSPKPARHVREQLSSETGLDMRVVQVWFQNRRAKEKRLKKDAGRHRWGQFYKSVKRNRGSSKTEKESSADDAGLSDSELSFREDQILSDLGHANGLYGSVGDVTNGNMLNGSFSLEGGGQPYHDLRAGSPYGLPQSPSSITSLPGHTPLLNNLGFNIDGIMGQGGQPNVGQALRAMAGGPTSDLSTGSSTGYPDFPTSPASWLDEMDHSQF; encoded by the exons ATGAAAATGATGCAAAGTGCGGCTGTGTTGCCCGGCGAGAGCGCGGTGAAGGGTCTGCCGGACATCCTCGGAGTGCCACTGCAAC AGATCCCTCAGTGCGCAGGCTGCAGTCAACACATCCTGGATAAGTTTATTTTGAAGGTGTTGGATCGACACTGGCACTCAAAATGTCTCAAGTGTGCCGACTGTCACGCGCTCCTAGCAGACAAGTGTTTCTCTCGCGCGGGGAATGTCTACTGCAAAGAGGATTTCTTCAA GCGTTTTGGGACAAAATGTGCATCGTGCCAGCAGGGGATTCCCCCGACGCAGGTGGTCCGGAAAGCTCAGGACTTTGTGTACCACCTTCACTGCTTCGCTTGTGTAATGTGCAGCAGGCAGCTGGCCACCGGTGATGAGTTCTACCTCATGGAGGACGGGAGGCTCGTGTGCAAAGAGGACTACGAAACAGCCAAACAAAATG ATGATTCAGAGACAGGAGCAAAACGTCCACGAACCACCATCACAGCCAAACAGCTGGAGACGCTCAAAAGCGCCTACAAGAACTCGCCTAAGCCTGCACGACATGTGCGCGAGCAGCTCTCCTCAGAGACGGGGCTGGACATGAGAGTAGTGCAG GTGTGGTTTCAAAACAGGCGAGCAAAAGAGAAACGGCTGAAGAAGGACGCTGGTCGGCACCGCTGGGGTCAGTTCTACAAAAGCGTCAAACGCAATCGAGGGTCCAGTAAGACAGAGAAGGAGAGCTCAGCCGATGATGCAGGACTCAGCGATAGCGAACTTAGTTTCAGAG AAGACCAAATCCTGTCAGACCTTGGTCATGCTAACGGCTTGTATGGAAGCGTCGGAGATGTCACGAACGGCAACATGCTTAACGGGAGCTTCTCCCTGGAGGGGGGTGGGCAGCCATACCATGACCTGCGGGCAGGAAGTCCCTACGGCCTGCCACAGTCCCCCTCATCCATCACTTCCCTCCCAGGCCACACCCCGCTGCTCAACAACTTAGGCTTCAACATAGACGGCATCATGGGTCAGGGCGGTCAGCCTAATGTAGGTCAAGCTCTGAGAGCAATGGCCGGCGGACCCACCTCTGACCTGTCGACAGGAAGCAGCACGGGCTACCCAGACTTCCCCACCAGCCCTGCCTCGTGGCTTGATGAAATGGACCACTCCCagttctga